The sequence below is a genomic window from Ciceribacter thiooxidans.
CGCAGGAGACCTGGGCTATTGTCGAGAGCCGGCTGACAAGGACTGCCGAGATACGCATTCTCAGGACACTGTACGACGCACCTGCGGAGCGCATTCTTGCGCTTCTGAGGGATCTCGATCCCAGATATCGTGAGGTGTTGGTGCTCTCCCACAATCCCGGCCTCCAGGAGGCCGCACTTCGGCTCGCCGGCAAGGGGGAAGGGGATGCGTTGACGCGCCAGCGAGAGAAGTTTCCCACGGCAGCGCTCGCCTGCATCCTTTTCGACGTGGCAGGTTGGAGCCAAATTGGCGAGGGGAACGGATACCTCGAGCGGTTCGTCGTACCGCGATCGCTCGCATGAACCGCTGACGGCAGGCCCTAAAGAATGCGAATACGTGTGCCACGACGGAAATGACGGATGAGGCGCAGCATGTCTTCGCGCCTAACCGCGACGCAGCCCTCGGTCGGCGTATAGCCGGGGCGTGCCAGATGAAAGAAGATCGCCGACCCGCCCCCTCGCCGGCGTGACGAAATATTCCAGTCCATGACCAGGCATATGTCGTACAGTGTGTCGTCGCGCATCAGCCGTTCGTGGCTTGCAGCAAAAGGTGCCGAAACCGGCCGGTTGTAGGCGGCATGTTGCGGCGCGTCGCACCACAGCATGCCGGCCTTTGTCCGGACCATGGGCAAGGCGGTGACGAGATTCCTGATTCGGTCGCCCCGGAAATAGCCGCCCAACAGCCGCATCGTCGCGCGGGGGGACCCTCCATCACCCTCCTTCTTGCAGAGAACCGTGCCGGCTCGACCCCAGGCGGCGGGCAGACGAAGGATACCGAATTGCAGGATGGCCCGCGAGCGATCACGTGGTGCGGCGCGAAGCACGACCGGTTGGTCGCCGCTGGCAGAGTGTTTGCGAAGGGACGACTTCACGAGATTTTGCCTTGCCTGTGACTCGTTGTATTCATAGCAGCGGAAACGATAATAAAGCGCTTGGTGCTGCCGAACCCGGATTTTAGATCCGGCACGGAAAGCGGGCGTAACACAAGAGGCGAAATCATGACGGCGCGGACGATTCTTCTTGTAGACGATGACGAAGACCTGCGGCAAACGCTCATCGAACAATTGTCGCTTTACGAGGAATTCTCTCTTCTTCAGGAAGAGACCGCGGCAAGGGGTATCCAGACGGCTCGCAACGCACAGGTCGATCTTCTCATCATGGATGTCGGTCTCCCCGACATGGACGGGCGAGAGGCAGTGAAATTGCTGCGCAAGAACGGATTCAAGGCGCCTGTTATCATGCTCACCGGGCATGACACGGATTCGGATACCATCCTCGGGCTGGAAGCGGGCGCGAACGATTACGTAACGAAGCCATTCCGTTTTGCCGTGCTGCTTGCGCGTATCCGAGCCCAGCTTCGCCAGCACGAGCACAGCGAAGACGCCACCTTTACGGTCGGTCCCTATCTGTTCAAGCCGAGCCAGAAGCTGTTGACCACGGAAGATGGCAGGAAAATCCGCTTGACCGAAAAGGAAGCGGCGATCATCCGTTATCTTTACCGGGCCGACCAGAAGGTGGTCACTCGCGACGTGCTTCTGGAGGAGGTCTGGGGTTACAATTCCGGCGTAACCACCCATACTCTGGAAACCCACGTCTATCGACTGCGCCAGAAAATCGAGCAAGATCCCTCGAATGCCGAAATTCTGGTGACAGAGAACGGCGGTTACAAGATCGTCCCCTGATTCGGAAAGGCCGCAATGGCGCTGAGCGACGACATAGAGCTGCTTTCATGTGTGCCCCTGTTTCAGGGCCTCGACAAGGACCAGTTGCGCCTCATTGCCTTCGGTGCCGAGCATCGTACCGTCGCAGCGGGGCAAGCCCTGTTCCGCGAAAGGTCTCCGGCCGAATGCGCTTACGTCTTATCGAGAGGGCGGCTGGAGTTATCGATCTTTGGGCGAGGGGGAAAACCGAAGGTCGAAGCAGTCGCCGATCGGGGAATGATGCTCTCCGAACTGGCGCTCGTGACCATGGTCGAGCGAAAGTATACGGCGATCGCATTGGAGGACTGTGAAGTGATCCGTATTACCCGGGCCATGTTCCACCGCCTGCTGGAGGAGTATCCCGCCATGGCCGCAGTCGTGCAGGAGCGCATCCGGCTGTCGCTGCGGTCGCTGGTCGAAGGAAGCGCCGCATTGGCGCCACGCTTCGAATAGACAGGTCTTCAGGCCGAAAAACGTGCCGTCACAGGAACGTGATCCGACGGCCTTTCCCACCCGCGAGCCTCCTTCAGGACTTCAATGCTGTCGAGGTGCGCTCCGAGATCCGGGGACGACCAGATATGGTCCAACCGCCGGCCGCGGTCGGCTGCTGCCCAGTCTTTCGCCCGATAGCTCCACCAGGTGTAGAGCTTTTGGGACGGATCCACGGATTGCCGCATCAGGTCGAGCCACCCTCCGCGGCTGACGACTTCCAGAAGACCGTCGGTCTCGGCCGGCGTATGGCTGACGATCTTCAGCATCTGCTTGTGAGACCAGACGTCATTCTCGAATGGCGCAATGTTGAGATCTCCGACAAGGATCGATGAGATGCCTGGCTCCGCATCTGCTCGCAGGGACTTCATCTCGTCCACGAATTTGAGCTTGTGTGCAAACTTGGGATTGACTGTCGGGTCCGGCTCGTCGCCACCCGCGGGAACGTAGAAATTATGGAGGCGAATACGCTTACCCGACCACTCGAATATCGCGGATATATGGCGTGCGTCACCCATTCCGCAGTAGTCTTGGCGGTGATTCTCGCTGAGTGGCAGTCGTGAAACGATCGCCACCCCGTGGTAACCTTTTTGCCCGTGAAGAATGATGTTGTCGTATCCGAGCTCCCGAAGAGCATCCGCCGGGAACTCGTCATTTTGGCATTTGATTTCCTGAAGGCACAGGATATCGGGTCTGAACTGCTCAAGGAATTGCACGACAATCGGCAACCGCAGCCGCACGGAGTTGATGTTCCATGTGGTGATCGAAAGAGCCACTGCGATTTTCTCCTTCTCGCGGACGGTAAGCGGTCAGCAAACGTGCATGCAGAATTAGGAGGTTCTATTCGCCGTGGATAGTCGAGAGCCGGACGCTCTGACGGCGATGCGGCCCTTCTCCACAAGACAATCCGGAGATGCTAGCGTTTCTGGCTGTGAACGTCGCTGTAGGGGATTTCGAAGACGCTCGGGTCGAACACCGTTCCCGTCTTCACGTTGAAGATCATGACGGTGGTGTCCTTCGCCTGAGCGTCGGTTATGGTCCACTGGCGCAGGTCGAAAGTCTTGGGATCGAACATGAGGGTGATCGTCGAATCGCCGAAGATCGTCCTGTCGCCGAGAACGATCGTGGTCAGATCCGATTCCTCCTTGACGTCCCTGACCATCTGATGCCCGAGATCGATCCTGTTGGAGAGGAGCAGGCTGAGAGGAGTCTTCGAAAGGGGATATAGGTCCCAGGTCTTCAGCTTGGTGTTGCCTATGACGACGTTCTTGCCATCCGCAATCACCCGCATCGGCGAAGGCTTCTCATAGTTGAAACGCAGCTTTCCCGGACGTTCAATGAAGAACTTGCCACCCGTCTGTTCGCCACGTGGGCCAAACTGAACGAATTCGCCCATCATTGTTCTGACGGATGAAAAATGGTCGGCGATTTTCTGTGCGGCGTCTGAGGCGCCGGTGGCAGCAAATGCGGATAGGGGTAGGGCGGCCGTGAGCAATGCAGCCGCACCGGCAAGGACGGTTCGGCGCGTTGGGTTTTCCGTGAGAATGGTCCTGGGCCCTGTTTTCACGTGAATCATTAGGTACTCCTCGATTTAACTCTGCATCGCCGAAAAACGCGGCGCGATGATGGCCATTGTCAGCCATGGGCGGCGGTTGGCCGCTTGCTTCGGCGAGGTTGCCGCTAGCGCTCGATGATATCCGCCTCGGTCGGTACGAGAATTTCTCGTTTTCCGGCGTGGTTGGCAGGCCCGATCAAGCCCTCCTGTTCCATGCGCTCGATCAGTGATGCCGCCCGATTGTACCCGATCCCGAGTCGCCTCTGGATATAGGAGGTCGAAGCCTTGCCGTCACGGAGTACGATCGCCACGGCCTGGTCGTAGGGATCATCGGAGTCGGCCAGGTTGGCGGTACCGGCAGGTCCGGCATCATCGTCATCCTCGTCGTCAGCCGTGATCGCATCGAGGTATTGCGGTGCGCCCTGGGTCTTCAGGTAGGCCACGATCTCTTCGACTTCGTTGTCGGACACGAACGGGCCGTGCACGCGTTGAATCCGGCCGCCTCCGGCCATGTAGAGCATGTCGCCCATGCCGAGCAGCTGCTCGGCCCCCTGTTCGCCGAGAATGGTGCGACTGTCGATCTTCGAGGTGACCTGGAAGGAAATGCGGGTCGGGAAGTTCGCCTTGATCGTACCGGTAATGACGTCGACGGACGGCCGCTGGGTCGCCATGATGACGTGAATGCCGGCGGCTCGTGCCATCTGGGCGAGCCGCTGCACTGCTCCTTCGATATCCTTGCCGGCGACCATCATCAGGTCGGCCATTTCGTCGATGATGACGACGATGTAGGGGATTGGCTGGAGGTCGAACTCTTCCGTCTCATAGATCGCCTCGCCGGTCTGCCGGTCGAAGCCAGTCTGGACGGTACGCGTCAGGATTTCGCCTTTGGCGAGCGCCTGTTCGACGCGGCTGTTGAAGCCATCGATGTTGCGCACACCGATTTTCGACATCTTCTTGTATCGCTCTTCCATTTCGCGGACGGTCCACTTGAGCGCCACGACCGCCTTCTTGGGGTCGGTGACCACCGGCGACAGCAGATGCGGAATTCCGTCGTAAACGGAAAGCTCGAGCATTTTGGGGTCGATCATGATCAGGCGGCACTTTTCCGGCGGGAGCCGGTAGAGCAACGACAGGATCATCGTGTTGATCGCCACCGATTTGCCGGAGCCGGTCGTACCGGCCACCAGAAGATGCGGCATCTTGGCAAGATCGGCGATTACCGGTTCGCCGCCGATGGTCTTGCCGAGGGTCATTGCCAGCTTCGCCTTGCTGGCCTCAAAATCGTGACTTGCGATGAGTTCGCGCAGATAGACGGTTTCGCGGGTCTGGTTCGGAAGTTCGATGCCGATTGCGTTGCGTCCGGGAACAACGGCGACGCGGGCCGCAATAGCGCTCATCGAGCGGGCAATGTCATCGGCGAGGCCGATTACGCGTGACGACTTGATCCCCGGGGCAGGTTCAAGTTCGTAAAGAGTGACCACGGGACCTGGCCGAACGTGGATGATTTCGCCTCGGATGCCGAAGTCCTCCAGAACGCCTTCCAGCATGCGGGCGTTCTGCTCCAGCGCATCCGCCGAGAGCGTTGCATCGCGGCCAATGGTTTTCGGTTCCGCGAGAAGATGCACGGAAGGAAGCTGGAAGCCTTCAGGACGGATGAAAGAGGTCTGTGCCTCCTTCTCGACCCGCGCGCCGGGCTTTGGCCGCGCGGGAGGTGCAGCAACGCGAGGGGAAACGCGACCGCCTGTGGGCGGCCTCGTGTTGCTCGACGGAGCCTCGCTCCAGTCATCGTCATTGTCCGGAAGAATGCCCGCAGGACGGACGTCGTCCAGATCGAATGGCGGATCGTCGTCGTTGAAGTCCTCGTCCGTGTGATCACCCATCATCGGAGGTGGTGCGAGGATGGTCCGTTGCCGCCCGGGTCCGGCTTGCGGCACCGTCTCCATCGGTGGTTCCCGCCGAGTTGCGGCCCCGCTCTTGGCCCGAGCCGGTTCGTTCAGCGGGCCGAATTCATCTTCGTTGAAGTCGTAGGGTTGGTCGAACCGGTTCCGGTTGTGTTCGCGCGGCTTTAGCCCCAGAAGGCGTCGGATCCGGGCGCTGGCCGTGTACCAGCTGTGGGCAATCGCTCCGAGTGCCAGCCAGCCGCCATCGTCCTCGTCTGCCTCATCTTCGAATGCAGGTTCGATCCGCGTCGCTTTCAGCTGTTTGACCGGTGCGGTGTTTGGTTCGTCTTCGTCCGCCTTGCCGACCAGACCGGCGGCAAAGAGCAGTGACCAAACCGCAGGGCCGGCCAGGACGGCGCCGACGATCATGGAGGCCGTCCCCGTAGGATAGCTGCCTATAAACAGCCCCGGGAAGCGAAGGATCGCGTCGCCCAGAACACCGCCAATTCCATTTGGAATTGGCCAGGTCAGGGGTGGCGGAAAGCATCCGATGACGGCTGAGGAGAGAAGCGACCCGACTGCCCAGGCGCCAAGGCGCGCAGGAAAGCGATGGATCGGACGGCTGGTAATAAGCGCCAGCGACCAGGCGAGGACCGGAAGCAACGCAATGACGCTCGCAAGGCCGAGAAATTGCAGCATGAGGTCCGCGAAAGCAGCGCCACTGCGGCCGAGCACGTTCGTCGGTTCGTTGGCTGTCGCGT
It includes:
- a CDS encoding SixA phosphatase family protein; translation: MNDDGGPAAIKMQRRVFLLRHAKSDWPGGTEDYERPLAKRGRKAALLIADYLVKKSLKPDLVLVSGARRTQETWAIVESRLTRTAEIRILRTLYDAPAERILALLRDLDPRYREVLVLSHNPGLQEAALRLAGKGEGDALTRQREKFPTAALACILFDVAGWSQIGEGNGYLERFVVPRSLA
- a CDS encoding L,D-transpeptidase family protein, encoding MKSSLRKHSASGDQPVVLRAAPRDRSRAILQFGILRLPAAWGRAGTVLCKKEGDGGSPRATMRLLGGYFRGDRIRNLVTALPMVRTKAGMLWCDAPQHAAYNRPVSAPFAASHERLMRDDTLYDICLVMDWNISSRRRGGGSAIFFHLARPGYTPTEGCVAVRREDMLRLIRHFRRGTRIRIL
- a CDS encoding response regulator transcription factor gives rise to the protein MTARTILLVDDDEDLRQTLIEQLSLYEEFSLLQEETAARGIQTARNAQVDLLIMDVGLPDMDGREAVKLLRKNGFKAPVIMLTGHDTDSDTILGLEAGANDYVTKPFRFAVLLARIRAQLRQHEHSEDATFTVGPYLFKPSQKLLTTEDGRKIRLTEKEAAIIRYLYRADQKVVTRDVLLEEVWGYNSGVTTHTLETHVYRLRQKIEQDPSNAEILVTENGGYKIVP
- a CDS encoding cyclic nucleotide-binding domain-containing protein, which gives rise to MALSDDIELLSCVPLFQGLDKDQLRLIAFGAEHRTVAAGQALFRERSPAECAYVLSRGRLELSIFGRGGKPKVEAVADRGMMLSELALVTMVERKYTAIALEDCEVIRITRAMFHRLLEEYPAMAAVVQERIRLSLRSLVEGSAALAPRFE
- a CDS encoding exodeoxyribonuclease III encodes the protein MALSITTWNINSVRLRLPIVVQFLEQFRPDILCLQEIKCQNDEFPADALRELGYDNIILHGQKGYHGVAIVSRLPLSENHRQDYCGMGDARHISAIFEWSGKRIRLHNFYVPAGGDEPDPTVNPKFAHKLKFVDEMKSLRADAEPGISSILVGDLNIAPFENDVWSHKQMLKIVSHTPAETDGLLEVVSRGGWLDLMRQSVDPSQKLYTWWSYRAKDWAAADRGRRLDHIWSSPDLGAHLDSIEVLKEARGWERPSDHVPVTARFSA
- a CDS encoding outer membrane lipoprotein carrier protein LolA produces the protein MIHVKTGPRTILTENPTRRTVLAGAAALLTAALPLSAFAATGASDAAQKIADHFSSVRTMMGEFVQFGPRGEQTGGKFFIERPGKLRFNYEKPSPMRVIADGKNVVIGNTKLKTWDLYPLSKTPLSLLLSNRIDLGHQMVRDVKEESDLTTIVLGDRTIFGDSTITLMFDPKTFDLRQWTITDAQAKDTTVMIFNVKTGTVFDPSVFEIPYSDVHSQKR
- a CDS encoding FtsK/SpoIIIE family DNA translocase, which translates into the protein MNRGNSVMMGEHGDRPALTAFLLRQLLTLAGSALFVLLMLAVAALATWNVSDPSFSYATANEPTNVLGRSGAAFADLMLQFLGLASVIALLPVLAWSLALITSRPIHRFPARLGAWAVGSLLSSAVIGCFPPPLTWPIPNGIGGVLGDAILRFPGLFIGSYPTGTASMIVGAVLAGPAVWSLLFAAGLVGKADEDEPNTAPVKQLKATRIEPAFEDEADEDDGGWLALGAIAHSWYTASARIRRLLGLKPREHNRNRFDQPYDFNEDEFGPLNEPARAKSGAATRREPPMETVPQAGPGRQRTILAPPPMMGDHTDEDFNDDDPPFDLDDVRPAGILPDNDDDWSEAPSSNTRPPTGGRVSPRVAAPPARPKPGARVEKEAQTSFIRPEGFQLPSVHLLAEPKTIGRDATLSADALEQNARMLEGVLEDFGIRGEIIHVRPGPVVTLYELEPAPGIKSSRVIGLADDIARSMSAIAARVAVVPGRNAIGIELPNQTRETVYLRELIASHDFEASKAKLAMTLGKTIGGEPVIADLAKMPHLLVAGTTGSGKSVAINTMILSLLYRLPPEKCRLIMIDPKMLELSVYDGIPHLLSPVVTDPKKAVVALKWTVREMEERYKKMSKIGVRNIDGFNSRVEQALAKGEILTRTVQTGFDRQTGEAIYETEEFDLQPIPYIVVIIDEMADLMMVAGKDIEGAVQRLAQMARAAGIHVIMATQRPSVDVITGTIKANFPTRISFQVTSKIDSRTILGEQGAEQLLGMGDMLYMAGGGRIQRVHGPFVSDNEVEEIVAYLKTQGAPQYLDAITADDEDDDDAGPAGTANLADSDDPYDQAVAIVLRDGKASTSYIQRRLGIGYNRAASLIERMEQEGLIGPANHAGKREILVPTEADIIER